Below is a window of Shewanella khirikhana DNA.
TTGCCGTAATCCCCAGGTGATGCGCCGCCTGATTGCCCGTGCCGCCGAGCTGGATATCCCCCTTTATGAGGCCGATATCAAGGCCGAGCAGCGGTTTCTTATCGAGCGCTTTGTCGCTCTCGATGGCGAGTTCTATGGGCAGTTTTCCAAAGATAACAAAAGCTTTGTCGCATCCAGAGTCAGAAACGCACCGGCGGACATCTCGCTTAGTGCGGTGTCGCTCGATATCGAATGTAGCTTCGCTGGTGAGCTGTATTCCATCGGGCTATATGGCGACTGCGAGCCACTGGTGCTGATGGTCGGTGCAGAAGGCTCTGGCGAGGCCACACTGAGGCATACCCACAATGGCGAGCCTCAGGACGTACCTGTTTTGTGGGTGGCCGATGAACTGGCGCTGCTGCTGGCACTGCAGGATTGGTTTTATCGGGTGGATCCGGACGTGCTGCTTGGCTGGTCGGTGGTGACCTTCGATTTATCGCTGTTATGGCGGCGCGCCAGACACCACGGCATACGTCTGAATATAGGTCGTTTCGGCCGGCCCCTTGGCTGGAAGGTGGAGGATAAACACAGGCCCGAAACCCTGGATTTACCCGGCAGGGTGGTGCTGGATGGCATAGATTGGCTTAAGGCGGCTTTTTATCAGTTCGACAGCTTTGCCCTGGACGCGGTTGCCAATGAAATGCTCGGCGAAGGCAAAGCCATCCACAACCCGGAAGACCGAGGTGAGGAAATTACCCGGCTGTTTAATGAAGATAAGCCGGCGCTGGCCTATTACAACCTCACCGATTGCCGTTTGGTGTGGGATATTTTTGCTCATACCGATTTGATTAATTTTGCGCTGGAGCGGGCGCGGCTTACCGGGCTTGAGTTTGGCCGGGTAGGGGCGAGCGTGGCGGCTTTCAATCATCTGTATTTGCCCCACCTGCACAGGGCCGGGTTTGTGGCGCCTGTGATGGCCAAAGAGCCGGGGCCGGACAGCCCTGGCGGCTACGTAATGGACTCGCTGCCAGGGCTTTACCGCAATGTATTGGTGCTGGATTTTAAAAGCCTGTACCCATCGATTATCCGTACCTTTTTGATTGATCCCAAGGGGCTGGTGCTGGGGCTTGCCGAAGACGAGCAGGACACAGTGCCCGGGTTTCGCGGCGCCCGCTTCAGTCGCCGCGCCCCTATTTTGCCAGAGCTGATTAAATCCCTGGCGCAGCGGCGTGAACAGGCTAAAGCCATGGGCAATGCGCCCATGTCGCAGGCGGTAAAAATTATAATGAACTCGCTGTATGGAGTGCTTGGCTCCCGCGGCTGCGTGTTTCACGATTATCGCCTGGCAAGCTCCATTACCCTGCGGGGCCATGAAATCATGCAAACCACCCGCAAGTGGATTGAAGCCGAAGGCTATACCGTGATTTATGGCGATACCGACTCAACCTTTGTGTGGCTGGGTGATGAAGCGCCCGATGCAGATGCCACCGGTAAACGTCTGGTTGAAATGGTTAATCAGCGCTGGCGTAACACTCTGGCTGAAACCCTGAACATAGACAGCCACCTCGAGCTTGAGTTTGAGCGTCACTATCACAGGTTTTTTATGCCCACACTGCGCCATTCCACAGAGGGCAGCAAGAAGCGCTATGTTGGCCAGTATCAGCATGCCGCTGAGCGGCCGCTGGTGTTTAAAGGCATGGAGCAGGTGCGAAGCGATTGGACGCCGCTGGCAAGGCGAGTACAACACGAGCTGTATCGACGTCTGTTTGAGGATGAAGATGTGCTTGGCTTTATGCGTGACACCGAAAAGGCGCTGTTCGGCGGGCTACTCGACAAAGAACTGGTGTTTAAGAAGCGGCTCAAACGGGATATCAGCCAGTACACCGCCAAGTCGGCCCCCCATGTAAAAGCAGCAACCGCCTGGGTAAAGGCTACCGGCGATGAGTCAAAGGGCAAAAGGGGCACCCGAATCGAGTATGTCTTTACCAAGGCAGGGGCCGAGCCGTTGGGCTTTAGGTCGTTACCCATTGACTATGACTATTATTTCGACAAACAACTGATGCCCATTTTGGAGCCTATTTTGGCTGTTCTGAAAGTTAATTACCAAAAAGAGGGCGCTGAGCAACTCTTGTTAATTTAGTGTTTTTTCGATGGTGCTTGACCAATTTAGTGGTTAACCACGGGTTAAAATTCTGCGCAAATCCTGTTTTTTGGTGTTCTTTGTGTGATTTTTAACACGTTTGTCAGAGTTTTTTCTTTGGTGGTTAGTTCGGTGTTTGCTAATCTGCGCAGGACCAGGATGGAAATAAAATTACGGATATGTCCTGCGGCTCAAATAGAAAGGTTAGGCACCCATGAACAAGACCATGTTAGCCAGCAGCATCATCGCACTGCTGACCATTCCAACGGCTTCGGCCATTGAAATCTACAAAGATGACAAAAATGCCGTATCTATCGGCGGCTTTATCGACGCACGCGTCATCAACACGCAAGACACCACGGAAGTGGTGAACGGTGCCTCGCGAATTAATTTTGGTTTCGAACGTCAGCTCAGCAACGACTGGAAAGCCTTCGCACTGGTGGAGTGGGGCATTAACCCCTTTGGCAGCAGCGAAATCGTTTACAACAACAAATTTGAGTCAGTACAGGACGAGTTCTTCTATAACCGTCTTGGCTACGCCGGTTTGAGCCACGACACCTGGGGTACGCTGACCATTGGTAAGCAATGGGGTGCCTGGTACGACGTGGTGTATGGCACCAACTATGGCTTTGTGTGGGACGGTAACGCAGCGGGCGTCTACACCTATAACAAAGACGACGGCGCCGTAAACGGTGTTGGTCGTGGTGACAAAGTGGTGCAGTATCGCAACACCCTGGGCGATTTCAGCTTTGCCGTACAGGCGCAGCTGAAAAACAGCACCTTCTTTACCTGTGATTTCGACGATATCACCCAGGAAGCCTGTGAAGACAAGTGGAACGCCGGCGAGCGTGCAGCTCAGCAGGTGGAATACAACTATACCTACGGCGGCGCTGTAACCTGGCAGGCCATGGACAAACTGGCCATTGCCTTGGGTGCCAACCGCGGTGAGTTCGACGTGACCTATGGTAACGGCGAGCGTATCACTGCCGTTGACCTCATCTACGGTATGGGCGTGACCTGGGGCAACTTTGATGCCGATGGTTTCTACGCCTCTGCCAATGTGAACTACAACGAAAACCACGACACCGACAACATTGGTCGTCTGATCAAAGAAGCCTACGGTGTTGAAACCCTGTTTTCGTACAAGTTTGAAAACGGCTTCCGCACCTTCGTGTCTTACAACCTGCTGGATGCCGGCAGCGACTACGTGATCCAGCCAAACTACAATGCTGATCCAAACGACGTGTTCAAGCGTCAGTTCGTGGTAGCTGGCTTGCACTACGTTTGGGACAAAGACACCGTGCTTTACGTGGAAGGTCGTAAAGACTTCAGCGACTTCTCCAGCGCAGATCAAGAGCAGGAAGCCAGAATGGCCCTGTCGGAAGACGACGGCATCGCCATCGGTATCCGTTACTCGCTCTAAGCAGAAAGCCAGTCGAGTAATTTGTTATCAGTTGATTAAGCCGGGCATACGCCCGGCTTTTTTATTGACCAAATATTCAAGAGATTGAATTGGTGGTTATCGTTGATTTCGATTGGAATAGCCGACAAATGCAGGTTTTCCCATGGATAAATGCGTCAACGATCTGACCAAGAGTGTTTTTGGTTGTTTTATCAACAAATGTCAATTTATGTAAAAGATTAAATAATTGTTAATAGTGGGTGGCAGGAAGAGCTTGATGACTTCATTCTATGTCTTTGTAAGTAAGGAGGAATCTTCATCATTTGGTGGTTTTTTGTGCGCATTGTTGTGAGTTTTTTACTCGATCAAACTGGAGTGGGTGTGTCGCATCTGTTGCTGGATGTTGAAAAGTTGTGTTTTATGTGTTTCCATCCATCATTGAAAGTGACATGGCGTTCATCAATGTAACGCCTGCAGCACAAGCCCATAGGGCACATTATAAAAATGTAAATCCAGGGAGATAGACGATGCTTAAGAACAGCATGTTGGCAAAATCAGTACGATTTGCCTTGGTCGCTGGTGCGACTACTTCAGCACTGACCATCCCAGCAGTTTATGCTGCTGACGAGGGTGAGACTGTTGAACGTATCGAGGTTACCGGTTCACGCATTAAGCGCACCGACCTTGAGACTGCCAGTCCTATCACTATGTTTTCTGCGGAAGACATTGCAAATTCTGGCGTAGCTACGCTGGAAGATTTTGTTCAAAACATTCCTGCTATTAACGGTGGCGCTGAAGGTTCATCTGTGAACAACGGTAGCCGCGGTTTTGCAACTGCTTCATTGCGTGGTCTGGGTTCCGGACGTACGCTGGTACTGATCAACGGACGTCGTTTCGCTTCTGGCGATTTGAACTCTATCCCAACCGCTTATGTTGAGCGAATTGAA
It encodes the following:
- a CDS encoding porin, with translation MNKTMLASSIIALLTIPTASAIEIYKDDKNAVSIGGFIDARVINTQDTTEVVNGASRINFGFERQLSNDWKAFALVEWGINPFGSSEIVYNNKFESVQDEFFYNRLGYAGLSHDTWGTLTIGKQWGAWYDVVYGTNYGFVWDGNAAGVYTYNKDDGAVNGVGRGDKVVQYRNTLGDFSFAVQAQLKNSTFFTCDFDDITQEACEDKWNAGERAAQQVEYNYTYGGAVTWQAMDKLAIALGANRGEFDVTYGNGERITAVDLIYGMGVTWGNFDADGFYASANVNYNENHDTDNIGRLIKEAYGVETLFSYKFENGFRTFVSYNLLDAGSDYVIQPNYNADPNDVFKRQFVVAGLHYVWDKDTVLYVEGRKDFSDFSSADQEQEARMALSEDDGIAIGIRYSL
- a CDS encoding DNA polymerase II; its protein translation is MAVFCPITMNSSHAAPGSEPELESSSGAANRKAQPAQLVKGRVLTRSVTQRGGETVLEYFVKTPTGPLRVEVPEQKVLAFCPQADAPALTAQFSAEDVSAKPLELKSFDMRSVSGLYCRNPQVMRRLIARAAELDIPLYEADIKAEQRFLIERFVALDGEFYGQFSKDNKSFVASRVRNAPADISLSAVSLDIECSFAGELYSIGLYGDCEPLVLMVGAEGSGEATLRHTHNGEPQDVPVLWVADELALLLALQDWFYRVDPDVLLGWSVVTFDLSLLWRRARHHGIRLNIGRFGRPLGWKVEDKHRPETLDLPGRVVLDGIDWLKAAFYQFDSFALDAVANEMLGEGKAIHNPEDRGEEITRLFNEDKPALAYYNLTDCRLVWDIFAHTDLINFALERARLTGLEFGRVGASVAAFNHLYLPHLHRAGFVAPVMAKEPGPDSPGGYVMDSLPGLYRNVLVLDFKSLYPSIIRTFLIDPKGLVLGLAEDEQDTVPGFRGARFSRRAPILPELIKSLAQRREQAKAMGNAPMSQAVKIIMNSLYGVLGSRGCVFHDYRLASSITLRGHEIMQTTRKWIEAEGYTVIYGDTDSTFVWLGDEAPDADATGKRLVEMVNQRWRNTLAETLNIDSHLELEFERHYHRFFMPTLRHSTEGSKKRYVGQYQHAAERPLVFKGMEQVRSDWTPLARRVQHELYRRLFEDEDVLGFMRDTEKALFGGLLDKELVFKKRLKRDISQYTAKSAPHVKAATAWVKATGDESKGKRGTRIEYVFTKAGAEPLGFRSLPIDYDYYFDKQLMPILEPILAVLKVNYQKEGAEQLLLI